DNA from Micromonospora nigra:
TCGGGTTATGGCCGCAGACCTGCTCGGCCCGGCCGAGATCCGGGACCTCGCCGCCCGCCTCGGCGTGGCCCCCACCAAGAAGCTCGGCCAGAACTTCGTGCACGACCCCAACACCGTCCGCCGCATCGTCACCGCCGCCGGCCTCACCGGAGACGACGTGGCCCTGGAGGTCGGCCCCGGCCTCGGCTCGCTGACCCTCGGCCTGCTGCCCGTCGCCGCCCACGTGCACGCCGTCGAGATCGACCGGGCGCTCGCCGGGGCGCTGGCCGACACCGCCGCGCGACACGCCGGCCCCGACGCCGCCCGGCTCACCGTGCACCACGCCGACGCGCTGCGCGTACGCGCCGCCGACCTCACCGACCCCGCGCCCACCGCCCTGGTGGCGAACCTGCCGTACAACGTGGCCGTTCCCGTCGTGCTGCACCTGCTCGCCGAGCTGCCCAGCCTGCGCCACGGCCTGGTGATGGTGCAGAAGGAGGTCGCCGACCGGCTCGTCGCCGGCCCCGGCTCCAAGGTGTACGGCGTGCCCTCGGTCAAGCTCGCCTGGTACGCCCACGCCCGCGCCGCCGGCCGGGTGCCCCCGAACGTGTTCTGGCCGGTGCCCAACGTCGACTCCGGCCTGGTCGCCTTCACCCGCCGCGAACCGCCCCGCCCCGACGTACCCCGGGAACGGGTGTTCGCCGTCGTGGACGCCGCCTTCGCCCAGCGCCGCAAGACCCTGCGCGCGGCTCTCGCCGGCTGGGCCGGCAGCCCCGACCGGGCCGCCGGAGCACTCACCGCCGCCGGGGTCGACCCGGGCGCACGCGGGGAGTCACTCACCGTCGACCAGTTCGCCGCCGTGGCCGCGTCGGCCCCCGACCGCCCGACCGCCGCCCACTAGGCTGACGCCGGTGCCGGTGCGCGGCGCCGCCGGGCCGTCGCGCACAATCCGGGTGACGTGTACGCGTGACGGCGGTGGCCCCGACCACCGCCACCGTCTGACGGCGGCCGCCCTCCGGGCAGCCGCCGCTGCCGCCGAGGAGCTGACCGTGGAGATGCCGCTCGACATCCGGCTGCGTTCCCGGGGCGGCACCCCGTGACCGAGGCCTGGCGACCGGACGACGACGGGCGACGGGGCGCCGCCGGGCCGGTCCGGGTGCGGGTGCCCGCGAAGGTCAACCTGCACCTCGGGGTGGGGCCGCTGCGCCGCGACGGCTACCACGAGTTGAACACCGTCTACCACGCGATCTCCATCCACGACGAGCTGACCGCCCGCCGGGGCGACACCCTCGCCCTGACCATGGAGGGCGAGGGTGCCGGCGAGCTGGCGCTCGACGACAGCAACCTGGTCATCCGGGCCGCCCACGCCCTCGCCGGGTACGCCGGCGTGATGCCCCACGCCCGGCTGCACCTGCGCAAGCAGATCCCGCTCGCCGGAGGGCTGGCCGGTGGCAGCGCGGACGCCGCCGCCGCCCTGGTCGCCTGCGACGCCCTCTGGGGCACCGGGCTGTCCCGCGACGAGTTGGCCGGGATCGCCGCCGACCTCGGCTCCGACGTGCCGTTCCTGATCCACGGCGGCACCGCCCTCGGCACCGGCCGCGGCGAGGCGGTGAGTCCCGTGCTGGCCCGCCCCAGCTCGTGGCACTGGGTGGTCGCCATCGCCGACGGCGGCCTGTCCACCCCCGCCGCCTACCGGGAGTTGGACCGGCTCCGTGACGCCGGCACCGCCGGCGTACCCCTGGGCAGCACCGACGCGCTGCTCGCCGCGCTGCGCCAGCGTGACCCCCGGGTCCTCGCCGCCACCCTCGGCAACGACCTCCAGGACGCGGCGCTGGCCATGCGTCCCGCCCTGGCCGACACCCTCAAGGCGGGCGAGGCGGCGGGCGCGCTCGCCGGCATCGTCTCCGGTTCCGGGCCGACCTGCGTCTTCCTCGCCGCCGACGCGTCCGACGCCGAACGGATCGCCGGCGAGCTGGACACCGCGGGGGTGTGCCGGCAGGCCCGCACCGCACACGGCCCGGTGGCGGGCGCCCGCATCGTCTGACCCCAGCCGCATGCCACGGCGTGCGGGACGCGGCGGCGGGCGTGGCGTGCGGTGCGCGGTGGCCGGGGTCGTCGGGGCGTGGCGTGCGGAGCGCGGGTGGCCGGGGCCGCCGCGTACCCTGGAAGGCCAGGCGTCCCCAGGTGCCCGCCGGCACCCGGGACGCCTTGATCATGGAAGGTGGGGTCGTGGCCAACATCGTCAACCTGGACCGGGTGTCCAAGGGCTACGGCGCGGCCGGGCCGCTGCTCACCGAGGTGTCCCTCGGGCTCGACGACGCCGACCGGATCGGCGTGGTCGGCCTCAACGGTGCCGGCAAGTCGACCCTGCTGCGGCTGCTCACCCGCGGCGAGGAACCCGACGACGGTCGGGTCACCCACCGGCGTGACCTGCGGGTGCTCTGGCTGCCGCAGAACCTGACCCTCAGCCCCGACGCCACCGTGCGGGACGTGGTCCTCGGCACCGAGTGGCTCGCCGAGAGCATGGGCGCCGAACACGAGTGGGCCGGCGACGCGGGCGTGCGGGCCATCCTCGACGGCCTCGGCATGCCCTACCTGGGGCTCGACCAGCCCGTCGGCCCGATGTCCGGTGGCGAGCGCCGCCGGGTCGCCCTCGCCGCGCTGCTCGTCCGCGAATCCGACCTGCTCATCCTCGACGAGCCCACCAACCACCTCGACGTCGGCGGGGTCGACTGGCTCGCCCGGCACCTCGTCGCTCGCAAGGGCGCGCTCGTCGTGGTCACCCACGACCGGTGGTTCCTCGACGCGGTCTGCACCACCACCTGGGAGGTCGCCGACCAGACCGTCCGGGCGTACGAGGGCGGCTTCGCCGCCTGGACCCTCGCCCGCGTCGAGCGGGAACGCGTCGCCGCCGCCACCGAGGCCCGCCGGCAGAACCTGCTCCGCAAGGAGATCGCCTGGCTGCGCCGGGGACCACCCGCCCGCACCTCCAAGCCGAAGTTCCGCATCGACGCGGCCAACGAGCTGATCGCGGACGTGCCGCCGCCGCGCGACACCATGTCCCTGCAACGGCTCGCCACCGCCCGGCTGGGCAAGCAGGTGTACGACCTGGCGCAGGTCACCCTGCACGCCGGCCCGAAGGAGATCCTGCGGGACGTCACCTGGCAGGTCGGTCCCGGCGACCGGATCGCCATCCTCGGCCGCAACGGCGCGGGCAAGACCACCCTGCTGCGGATGCTCGCCGGAGTCACCCGCCCCGACGGCGGGCGCTTCGCCGTCGGCTCCACGGTGCGTCCGGCGTTCCTCTCCCAGGAACTCGCCGAACTCCCCGCCCACCTGCGCGTCCTCGAAGCCGTCGAGGAGGTCGCCCGGCGCGTCCAGCTCGGCGACCGGGAGATCTCCGCCGCCCAGCTAGCCGAGATCTTCGGCTTCGACGACCGGCGGCTGTGGACCCCCGTCGGGGACCTCTCCGGCGGGGAACGTCGCCGCCTCCAGATGCTGCGGCTGCTCGCCGGGGAACCGAACGTGCTGCTGTTCGACGAGCCCACGAACGACCTCGACACCGACACCCTCGCCGCGCTGGAGGACCTGCTCGACTCCTGGCCCGGCACCATCGTCGTCGCCAGCCACGACCGGTACCTCGTCGAACGGGTCGCCGACGCCACGTACGGCATGTTCGGCGACGGCCGGCTCGTACACCTGCCGGGCGGCGTCGACGAGTATCTGGCCCGGGCCGACCCGACCCCGTCGGGCGGTGCCGCGCCCGCCGCCCCCGGGGACCCCGCCGCGCCCGCCGCCGGCATGTCCGCCGCCGAGGCCCGGCAGGCCCGCAAGGACCTGGCCCGGCTCGAACGCCAGGTCGCCAAACTGGAGCAGAAGGAGCAGACGCTGCTCGGCCAGCTCGCCACACACGCCACCGACTACGCGAAGGTCGCCGAACTCGACGCACACCTCAAGGAGGTCCGCGCCGAACGCGAACAGGTCGAGGAGGCGTGGCTCGCGCTCGCCGAGGAGATCCCGACGGCCTGACCGGTGCGCGCGTGCGACCCGTGTGCGGCGTCACACGGCCACGTGCGGGAGAATCCTGATCGACCCCCCACCGAACGGTCTTGGAGACTCAGACATGGCCCACACCCCCGTCAACCACCCCGCGCGGCCGATCTACCGGGCGATCGGCGGGCTGACCGGTCTGTACCTGGTCGTCTTCGGGGCGCTCGGCATCATCGCCAGCGCCGGCAACGAACTGCTCGCCCAGGACGACACCCTGGTCCTCGGGCAGGGCACCAACCTCGGCTTCTCGCTGCTGAGCACGCTGCTCGGGGTCGTGGTGCTGGCCGGCACGGCCCTCGGCCGCAACATCGACGTCGCGATCAACCAGTGGCTGGCGTACCTGCTCATGGTGGTCAGTCTCGCCGGGCTCGCCTTCCTCCGCACCGAGGCGAACATCTTCAACCTCAACGTGCTGACCGTCGTCGTGCTCATGGTGGCGGGTCTGGTCCTGCTGATGGCCGGCATGTACGGCAAGGTCGGCACCGACGAGGAGAAGGAAGCCTGGCAGAAGGCCCGCCTCGTGCTCTGACCGCCCCGACCCGCGCCACGTCGTCCCGCCCCGCCGGCAGACCCACCGCCGTGCCGGGCGGGACGACGGCGTTCCAGGGCCCGTCGTGCCGGACCCGTCCTCCAGGGGCCCGTCCTCCATGGGCCCGTCGGGCCGGGGCCCGTCGCTCCAGGGGCCGGTCGGGCCGGGGTCCGCCGATCCTGCCCGGACGGTCTGCGGCGGTTCGGGCGACACCAGGCGGGCGGTGCGCGACAATTCGTCCCAAAGCCTGCACCCGGCCACAGGAGGGGCGATGCCGCACTTTCCGATCAACCATCCCGCGCGGCCGCTCTACCGGGTCCTCGCCGGCCTGATCGGCCTCTACATCCTGGTCTTCGGCGTGTGGGGGGTCGCCCAGACCCTGGGCGACCCTCTGTTCGACCGGGGCAGCAACTGGGTCCTCGGACTCCGCACCAACCTGGCCTTCTCGCTGGCGTCCGTGCTCTTCGGGGCCGTGCTCATCATCGGGGCGTCGCGCCGGGGCAACCTCGGCCACTACATGAACCTCACCGCCGGCGTGGTCTTCCTGGTCACCAGCATCCTGATGATGTCCGTGCTGCAGACCGACGCCAACATCCTGAACTTCTCGATGTCCACCGTCATCATCTCGATGGTCTTCGGCCTGGTCCTGCTCGGCACCGGCCTGTACGACAAGGTCGGCCCACCCGAGCACGCCGAGGAGGCACAGCGCCACCGCAGCCACCCCGTCTCCCAGGGCGAACGCTGACCGGAACTCAGCGCCCCCGAACCGTGATCAGACCCGGCTTCGCCTCCAGATGGGACAGCCCGTTCCAGGACAGGTTCACCAGGTGCGCGGCCACGGTCTCCTTGCGCGGCTTGCGCACCTCCAGCCACCAACTGCCCGTCAGCGCCACCATGCCCACCAGGGCCTGTGAGTAGAGCTCGGCCAACTTCGGGTCGTACCCCCGGCTCGAGAACTCCGCACCGAGGATGTGCTCCACCTGGTGCGCCACGTCGTTCATCACGCTGCTGAAGTTCCCGGCCGCCGACATCACCGGCGACTCCCGGACCAGCACCCGGAACCCGCTGGTCTCCTCCTCGATGTAACCGAGCAGGGCCAACGCGGCCTGCTCCAGCAACTCGCGTGGGTGCCCGGCGGTCAGGGCCGTGGTGATCCGGTCCAGCAGCGCCCGGACCTCCCGGTCCACCACCACCGCGTACAGGCCCTCCTTGCCGCCGAAGTGCTCGTAGATCACCGGCTTGGAGACCTTGGCGCGGGACGCCACCTCCTCGATCGAGGTGGCGTCGAATCCGCGTTCGGCGAAGAGCTGCCGACCGATCGAGATCAGCTGCTCGCGGCGTTGCGCCGCCGACATGCGTACCCGGGAGGTGGGCTTGGTCGCGGACACCGCCCGGCGGCGGCCCGCGGCCCCCTCGTCGCTGGGGACGTCCGCCATGTCGCCGCCTCGCCGGCGCTCGGTGACGCCCTGTCGTGGGATGTTGCCTGCGTCGTGCCCGGTCACCCGGCCATCCTGCCAGGTGGACCGACCGAACCACCGCCCGGTTCAGCCGCGCGGGGGCGGTTCCACCAGCTTGGCCGTGATCCGCTCCGGCTTCGGCCAGCGCACGTCCGAGGCCGCTCCCACCCTCTCGAACAGCCAGATCGTCCGGGCCGAGATGTCGATCTGACCACGCAGCACACCGTGCCGGGCGCTGGTGGGGTCGGCGTGGTGCAGATTGTGCCAGCTTTCCCCGAACGACAGGATCGCCAGCGGCCAGAAGTTGGCCGCCCGGTCGCCCTGCCGCACCGCGAACGGACGCTCACCGTAGACGTGGCAGATCGAGTTGATCGCCCAGGTCACGTGGTGCAGCAACGCGATGCGGACCAGACCCGCCCAGAACAGCGCCGTCAGCGCGCCCGACCAGGACCAGGTCAGCAGCCCGCCCATGGCGGCCGGCCCGAGCACCGAGACGGTCACCAGCAGCGGGAACAGCCGGTCGACCCGGCGGATGTCACGGTCGGCGAGCAGGTCCGGGGCGAACCGCTGCCGGTTGGACAGCTCGCGCCCGAACAGCCAGCCCACGTGTGCGTGGAACAACCCCCGGGTCAGCCCCCACACGCTCGCGCCGTACCGCCACGGCGAGTGCGGGTCGCCCTCCAGGTCGGAGAAGGCGTGGTGACGCCGGTGGTCGGCCACCCACTGGATGATCTCGCCCTGCACGGCGAGGGACCCGCATGCCGCCAGCGCCACCCGCAGCCACCGCTTCGCCTTGAACGACCCGTGGGTGAAGTAGCGGTGGTAGCCGACGGTGACGCCCAGCCCCGACAGCACGTACCAGAACAGGGCCACGCCCACGTCCGTCCAGCTCAACCAGCCGCCCCAGGCCACCGGGACGGCAGCCGCCAGGGCCGCGAACGGGACCGTCACGAACGCCCAGAGCGCGACCAGGATGCCCCGGGACTGGCTGCCCTGGGTGAGCGGTCGAGGGCCGGCGGAGTGGGGATCGAGCAGGGCGCTGGACATGGACACCTCGCAACGGGACGGTGACGACGATCACAAGCTACGCCTACGTCACCGTAACTTAGGGGCTCCGGGATCGCAGCGGACAGCGGCGGGAACGAATCTTGTCGTACCCCCGCCCTGGCCTGATCCGGTGACCGGTCCGCTCGCCGCCGAGGTCCGTCGCCTGCGCACCGAGAGCCAACTCACCGTCCGCGAGATCCGGGCCCGCACGGGGCCTGGGCCGCAACCGGGTGTACGCGCTGCTGCGCGGCGTACCGCCGCCGCAGCGGTCGCGCCGCCCGAACGCCAAGGACGAGTTGCGCGCCGAGGCGCTGGCGCTGCGGGCGACGGGGTGCTCGGTGCCGCAGATCGCGCAGCGGTGGGGGTTGAGCCGGTCCACGGCCTACCTGTGGGTGCGGGAGGTGTCACTGGTTCGGGACGGTGAGCAGGAACGGGAACGCCGTAGGGCCCATTCGGAGGTCATGACCGATGGGCATCTGGAGGATCGATGGGATCATGAAGGGAATGGGACATGGCGCGGCCGGTGGGGGGCGCTAGAGTGTAGGGGTTCGGCAAGCAGCTTTTGTCCGTTATAGACCGTCCCGGGTCGTCTAATGGCAGGACGTCAGGTTTTGGTCCTGATTATAGGGGTTCGAATCCTCTCCCGGGAGCTTCCGCTGATAAGCGGCTGATGTCTGGTTAGCATGGCCGCGAGACTGTCCGCCGTTCCGACTGGAGCCACGTCGTGTCCCAGCCCCACCTCCGCACCGTCGTCGTGCTCGCCGCCGGTGAGGGCAAGCGGATGAAGTCGGCGCTGCCCAAGGTGCTGCACCCCCTGCTCGGCCGCACGCTGCTGGGTCACGTGCTCACGGCGGCGGCGCCGTTGACCGCCGACCGCACGGTGGTCGTGGTCGGCCACGGCGCCGACCAGGTCCGCGCGCACCTCGCCGAGATCGCGCCGACCGCGACCCCGGTGCTCCAGGCCGAGCAGCTCGGCACCGGCCACGCGGTGCGGATCGCGCTGGAGGCCGTACCGGAGACCGCCGGCACCGTCGTGGTGATCAACGGTGACGTGCCGCTGCTGCGCGCCGAGACGATGGCCGCGCTGGTGGCCGCCCACGAGGGTGACGGGGCGGCGGCGACGGTGCTCGCCGCCGAGGTGCCCGACCCGACCGGCCTCGGCCGGATCGTGCGGGGTGCCGACGGGCGGCTGGAGCAGATCGTCGAGGAGCGGGACGCCACGCCCGCCCAGCGGGCGCTGCGCGAGATCAACGCGGGCATCTACGCGTTCGACTCGGCGCGGCTGCGCGACGCGTTGGGCAAGCTGTCCACCGACAACGACCAGGGCGAGGAGTACCTGACGGACGTGTTCGGGCTGCTCGGCTCGGCCGGCGAGCCGGTGACGGTGCACGTGGCGCCCGACCACACGGAGACGCTGGGCTGCAACGACCGGGTCGAGCTGGCGGCGCTGCGGCGGCTGCTGCGCGACCGGGTCAACGAGCGCTGGATGCGCACCGGGGTGAGCCTGCTCGACCCCGAGACCACCTGGATCGACGTGACGGTGGCGTTGGACCGCGACGCGGTGGTGGACCAGAACACCCAGCTGCGGGGCGGCACGGTGGTCGGCGGCGGTGCGGTGGTCGGCCCGGACGTGACGCTGATCGACAGCGTGGTCGGCCCCGGGGCCACCGTGCTGCGTAGCCACGCGGTGGGCGCGGAGGTGGGCGCGGGGGCGAGCGTCGGGCCGTACGCGTACCTGCGCCCGGGCGCGCGCCTGGCCGAGAAGTCGAAGGTGGGCACGTTCGTCGAGGTGAAGAACTCGGAGCTGGGGGCGGGCGCGAAGGTGCCGCACCTGTCGTACGTGGGGGACGCGACGATCGGGGCGAGGGCGAACATCGGCGCGGCGACGATCTTCGTCAACTACGACGGGGTGGACAAGCACCGGACGACGGTCGGCGAGGCGGCCTTCATCGGCTGTGACACGAGCCTGATCGCGCCGGTCGAGGTGGGTCCGGGAGCGTACGTGGCGGCGGGCAGCGCGATCGCCCAGGACGTGCCGGCGGGCGCACTGGGGGTGACCCGTGCGCCGCAGCGCAACATCGACGGTTGGGTGGCCCGCAGGCGGGCGGGTACCCGCTCGGCGGAGGCGGCGCAGCGGGCCCGGGAGAGTGCGACGGGCGGGGCCTCTGCCGCAAGGGAAGGTGAGGCAATCCACGACCGCGCCGAGGGGGGCGGACCGGCGTCCGGCGCGGGGCATACTGCATCCGACTAGTTCCCGGGCCACCACCACCGCGCGCCGGGCACCACCGACCAAACGGGAGCAGACGGGCCCATGGGCAGCATCGTCGCCGAAAACCGCAAGAGCCTGATGCTCTTTTCCGGACGTGGCTTTCCGGAGCTGGCCAAGGAGATCGGTGAGGTGCTCGGCGTCGCGCCGACGCCCACCGACGCCTACGAGTTCGCCAACGGTGAGATCTTCGTGCGCTACCGGGATTCGGTGCGTGGTTCGGACGCCTTCGTGGTGCAGTCCATCACGCACGGGGTCAACACCTGGGTCATGGAGACCCTGATCATGATCGACGCGTTGAAGCGTGGTTCGGCGAAGCGGATCACGGTCGTGCTGCCGTTCTACCCGTACTCGCGGCAGGACAAGAAGCACCGGGGCCGGGAGCCGATCTCGGCGCGGCTGGTGGCCGACCTGATGAAGACGGCGGGGGCGAACCGGATCCTGACGGTGGACCTGCACACCGCGCAGATCCAGGGCTTCTTCGACGGCCCGGTGGACCACCTGTTCGCGATGGACATCCTGGCCGAGTACGTGGAGCGCAAGTACGCGGGCCGGCCGATGACGGTGGTCGCGCCGGACTCGGGTCGGGTCAGGGTGGCGGAGCGGTGGACGGACCGCCTGGGTGGTTGCCCGCTGGCGTTCATCCACAAGACCCGGGATCCGTCGAAGCCGAACCAGGTGGTGGCGAACCGGGTGGTGGGTGAGGTCGAGGGGCGGGTGTGCCTGGTCGTCGACGACATGATCGACACCGGTGGCACGATCTGCAAGGCGGCCGACATCCTGCGGGAGGCGGGGGCGGCGGACGTGATCGTGGCGTCCACCCACGCCCTGCTGTCGGATCCGGCGACGGAGCGGTTGAAGAACAGCCCGATCAGCGAGGTCGTGGTGACCAACACGTTGCCGCTGCCGCCGGAGAAGCAGCTCGACAAGATCACGGTGCTGTCGATCGCGCCGCTGCTGGCCCGGGCGATCCGTGAGGTGTTCGACGACGGCTCGGTGACCACCCTCTTCGGTGGCCTGAGCTGAGGTCCGGGGCCGGCCTCCGGGCCGGCCCGGCACCCCTGTCGCGGCAGGGTGTTCACCGATGGTGACGGTGGTAGGGGACTGCCGGGAGGCCCGGAATCCGCTCGGGTAGACTGGTGCGGTTGCCACGGCGAGGGTGCCCTGCGGGCCGCTGAAAAGCACCGTACGGAGACACCGTCATCGACGCGGTGCTCCGGGCAGTCGTTCATGACGCATGAGCCCCCAGCGAGCCCCTCGCCCCAGCACCGCCAGACGACAAGCCGCCGCAGCGAAGCATCAGGAGTTTCCCCGTGTCCGAGGTAAAGATCAGCGCCGAGCCCCGTACCGAGTTCGGCAAGGGTGGTGCCCGCCGTACCCGCCGGGCCGGCATGGTGCCCGCCGTGCTGTACGGCCACGGCGAGAAGCCCCGTCACATCGCGCTTCCGGCGCGGGAGTTCGCCGCCGCGATCCGCAAGGGCGGCGCCAACCAGCTCTTCGCGATCGACGTCAGTGACGGCACCCAGGTGCTGGCCCTGCCGAAGGCGATCCAGCGTGACCCGATCAAGGATTCGTTCGACCACGTCGACCTGCTGCTGGTCCGCCGGGGCGAGAAGGTCACCGTGGAGGTCCCGGTCCACCTCACCGGTGAGGCCGCGAAGGACACGCTGATCGTGCACGACCACGACACCCTGTCGGTGGTCGCCGACGCCACCAAGGTGCCCGACCACCTGGAGGCCTCGATCGAGGGCATGGAGGCCGGCACCCAGGTAACCGCCGGCGACGTGGCGCTGCCGGCCGGTGTGGAGCTGGCCGTCGAGGCGGAGCTGCTGGTCGCCGCGGTGACCGCCGCGCCGACGGCCGAGCAGTTCGAGGCGAGCCTTCCCGAGGCCGAGGAGGCCGCCGAGGAGGCCGAGGTCACCGAGGAGGCGGCGCCCGCCGAGGCTCCGTCCGCCGAGGGCGAGGAGAAGGCCGAGGCCAAGACCGAGGCCTGACCGGTCCGTACGCGTTGCGACAGGCGTCCCCGTCTTCGGGGACGCCTGTCGGCGTACCGGGGGTGGTGGGCGCGTCGCGGCTTCGGTGGTGCGGCGCGTCGCGGTCTGGTGGTGCGCGCGTCGCGGTCCCGGTGGTGCGGCGGGTCGCGTGGCTTCGGTGGTGAGAGCGGAAGGGGCGGACGGTGACGGACGAATCGGGGCCGTGGCTGGTGGTGGGCCTGGGTAACCCGGGTCGGGAGTACGCCGGCAACCGGCACAACGTGGGTTTCATGGTGGCCGACCTGTTGGCGGCTCGTCTCGGTGCGAAGTTCGGCCGGCACCGGCGGGCCGTGGCCGAGGTGGCGGAGGGCCGGCTGGGTTTCGGTGGTCCGAAGCTGGTGCTGGTGAAGCCGTTGACGTACATGAACCTGTCGGGTGGCCCGGTGGCGGGGCTGGCCCAGTTTCACAAGGTGCCGCCGGGCCGGGTGGTGGCCGTGCACGACGAGCTGGACATCGGCTATGGGCAGGTGCGGGTGAAGTGCGGCGGCGGTGAGGGCGGGCACAACGGACTGCGGTCGATGTCGAAGTCGCTGGGCACGAAGGACTATGTGCGGGTGCGGTTCGGGGTGGGTCGTCCGCCGGGGCGGCAGGATCCGGCGGACTACGTACTGTCGGATTTCGGCGCGGCGGAGCGCAAGGAGCTGGAGTTCCTGGTGGACCGGGCCGCCGACGTGGTGGAGTCGGTGGTCGTGCGGGGTGTGGAGCCGACGCAGAACCTGTACCACGGCGGTTGACGGCGGCGCCGGCCCGGGTGCGGGCGGCGTGGGCCGTGGGGCCGGGCGGAAACAGTCGGCCGGTAGTCTGCGGTCCTGGCGGTGACCAGGGTGCGGGTGGGGGCCCGGGGCGGCGCGGGGTTCTGGCGAGGTGACGGGAGCGGGAGTGATGGGCAGTCCTCCGATGATCGACGGCGCGTTCGCCCGGTGGTTGGCCGACCGGGCGGGGCAGGCGCTGCTGGGTCTGCGGGCCGAGATGGGTTTCGCGGATCCGGGGGCGTTGAAGTCGGCCGGCGACAAGGTCTCGCACGACCTGATCCGCACCGAACTGGCCAGGTGGCGGCCGGGGGACGCGGTGCTGTCCGAGGAGGACGAGGGGTCCCGGCTGGCGTGGGCGGCGGACGTGAACGCCGAGGCGGTGTCCCGGCTGGCGGCGGACCGGGTGTGGATCATCGATCCGTTGGACGGTACCCGCGAGTTCAGCGAGGAGGGCCGCGCGGACTGGGCGGTGCACGTGGCGCTGTGGGCGCGGAACGCGGTGTCGCCGCACGGCCTGGTGGCGGGGGCGGTCGGGTTGCCGGCCCAGCACCGGGTGCTGGGCACCGACTATCCGCCGGCGTACCCGCCGATGACGGCGGCGACGGCGGGCGGCGGCCGGACGATCCGGCTGGCGGCGAGTCGGAGCCGGCCGCCGGTGTTCCTCACCGACCTGGCTGAGGACGTGGGCGCGGAGTTGGTGCCGATGGGGTCGGCGGGGGCGAAGATCGCGGCGGTGGTGACCGGCGACGTGGACGCGTACATCCACGCGGGCGGGCAGTACGAGTGGGACTCGGCCGCGCCGGTGGCTGTGGCGACGGCCACCGGGCTGCATGCTTCCCGGATCGATGGTTCTGCGCTGAAATACAACGAGGCGGATCCGCGCCTGCCGGACCTGCTGGTCTGCCGCAAGGATCTCGCCAGTCGGTTGCTTGCAGCGTTGCAGAAGCATTCCGGGTAACCTGACCGCTACTTCTTGGCATACCCGACCGGAAAGGTCTGGAACGGATGAGCGAGCGAATCGAGCCCGTGTCATGACCGCCACCGCCGCGTACCAGGTCTCCCACCTCGACGCTCTGGAGGCGGAGAGCATCTTCGTGATGCGCGAGGTGGTCGCGGAGATGGAGCGGCCCGTGCTGCTCTTCTCCGGCGGCAAGGACTCGATCGTCATGCTCCGGCTGGCGCAGAAGGCTTTCGCGCCGGCCAACGTCCCGTTTCCGGTGATGCACGTCGACACCGGCCACAACTTCCCGGAGGTTCTGGAGTACCGCGACCAGCGGGTGGCCGAGCTGGCCCTGCAACTGGTCGTGGCCAGTGTGCCCGAGGCCCTGGCCAGCGGGCTGGTCCGGGAGTCGGCCGACGGCATGCGCAACCGGATCCAGACCCCGGTGCTGTTGGACGCGGTCGAGAAGCACCGCTTCGACGCGCTGTTCGGCGGTGCCCGGCGTGACGAGGAGAAGGCCCGGGCCAAGGAGCGGGTGTTCAGCTTCCGCGACGAGTTCGGCCAGTGGGATCCGAAGAACCAGCGTCCCGAGTTGTGGTCGCTGTACAACGGCCGACACCACCCCGGCGAGTCGATCCGGGTGTTCCCGCTGTCGAACTGGACCGAGCTGGACATCTGGCACTACATCGCCCGGGAGCGCATCCCGCTGCCGTCGATCTACTACGCGCACGAGCGTGAGGTCGTCGAGCGCGACGGCATGCTCTACGCGGTCAACGAGTTTATCCGCCCCCGCTCCGGCGAGGAGCGGTTCAAGGCACGGGTGCGCTACCGCACGGTCGGCGACGCCTCCTGCAC
Protein-coding regions in this window:
- a CDS encoding DUF4383 domain-containing protein; amino-acid sequence: MAHTPVNHPARPIYRAIGGLTGLYLVVFGALGIIASAGNELLAQDDTLVLGQGTNLGFSLLSTLLGVVVLAGTALGRNIDVAINQWLAYLLMVVSLAGLAFLRTEANIFNLNVLTVVVLMVAGLVLLMAGMYGKVGTDEEKEAWQKARLVL
- the rsmA gene encoding 16S rRNA (adenine(1518)-N(6)/adenine(1519)-N(6))-dimethyltransferase RsmA, producing the protein MAADLLGPAEIRDLAARLGVAPTKKLGQNFVHDPNTVRRIVTAAGLTGDDVALEVGPGLGSLTLGLLPVAAHVHAVEIDRALAGALADTAARHAGPDAARLTVHHADALRVRAADLTDPAPTALVANLPYNVAVPVVLHLLAELPSLRHGLVMVQKEVADRLVAGPGSKVYGVPSVKLAWYAHARAAGRVPPNVFWPVPNVDSGLVAFTRREPPRPDVPRERVFAVVDAAFAQRRKTLRAALAGWAGSPDRAAGALTAAGVDPGARGESLTVDQFAAVAASAPDRPTAAH
- a CDS encoding ABC-F family ATP-binding cassette domain-containing protein yields the protein MANIVNLDRVSKGYGAAGPLLTEVSLGLDDADRIGVVGLNGAGKSTLLRLLTRGEEPDDGRVTHRRDLRVLWLPQNLTLSPDATVRDVVLGTEWLAESMGAEHEWAGDAGVRAILDGLGMPYLGLDQPVGPMSGGERRRVALAALLVRESDLLILDEPTNHLDVGGVDWLARHLVARKGALVVVTHDRWFLDAVCTTTWEVADQTVRAYEGGFAAWTLARVERERVAAATEARRQNLLRKEIAWLRRGPPARTSKPKFRIDAANELIADVPPPRDTMSLQRLATARLGKQVYDLAQVTLHAGPKEILRDVTWQVGPGDRIAILGRNGAGKTTLLRMLAGVTRPDGGRFAVGSTVRPAFLSQELAELPAHLRVLEAVEEVARRVQLGDREISAAQLAEIFGFDDRRLWTPVGDLSGGERRRLQMLRLLAGEPNVLLFDEPTNDLDTDTLAALEDLLDSWPGTIVVASHDRYLVERVADATYGMFGDGRLVHLPGGVDEYLARADPTPSGGAAPAAPGDPAAPAAGMSAAEARQARKDLARLERQVAKLEQKEQTLLGQLATHATDYAKVAELDAHLKEVRAEREQVEEAWLALAEEIPTA
- a CDS encoding DUF4383 domain-containing protein, with translation MPHFPINHPARPLYRVLAGLIGLYILVFGVWGVAQTLGDPLFDRGSNWVLGLRTNLAFSLASVLFGAVLIIGASRRGNLGHYMNLTAGVVFLVTSILMMSVLQTDANILNFSMSTVIISMVFGLVLLGTGLYDKVGPPEHAEEAQRHRSHPVSQGER
- a CDS encoding TetR/AcrR family transcriptional regulator, translated to MADVPSDEGAAGRRRAVSATKPTSRVRMSAAQRREQLISIGRQLFAERGFDATSIEEVASRAKVSKPVIYEHFGGKEGLYAVVVDREVRALLDRITTALTAGHPRELLEQAALALLGYIEEETSGFRVLVRESPVMSAAGNFSSVMNDVAHQVEHILGAEFSSRGYDPKLAELYSQALVGMVALTGSWWLEVRKPRKETVAAHLVNLSWNGLSHLEAKPGLITVRGR
- a CDS encoding 4-(cytidine 5'-diphospho)-2-C-methyl-D-erythritol kinase, producing MTEAWRPDDDGRRGAAGPVRVRVPAKVNLHLGVGPLRRDGYHELNTVYHAISIHDELTARRGDTLALTMEGEGAGELALDDSNLVIRAAHALAGYAGVMPHARLHLRKQIPLAGGLAGGSADAAAALVACDALWGTGLSRDELAGIAADLGSDVPFLIHGGTALGTGRGEAVSPVLARPSSWHWVVAIADGGLSTPAAYRELDRLRDAGTAGVPLGSTDALLAALRQRDPRVLAATLGNDLQDAALAMRPALADTLKAGEAAGALAGIVSGSGPTCVFLAADASDAERIAGELDTAGVCRQARTAHGPVAGARIV